TTGAAGCACAAAAACGTGCAAAATATTTCTTTATGCAATCGCTCACTAGACGTCGCTCAAACACTCGCAAAAGAACATCAAATTGATATTCTAAATTGGGAAGAAATTACCAAATGGTCCAATTTTGATTGGATTATCTTGGGCACAAAATGTCCTGAACATTTATTAACGCAGCAGGATCTCTACAAAAAAAATATCAGTCATAAGCTTGTGATAGATCTTTCGGTGCCTCGAAATGTGGAACCAAAACTCGCTAGGGATCCCCGTATTACTCTTTTGAATATCGATCATATCAACCGCATATTGAAAGGACGAAAAAAGCAAATACATCATCTTCTCGCTTCGGCAGAACAATTTTTAGAAACAACGGCTTTACGCCAAATTGCTCTTTTTCAGGAAAAGGAACAGCATCGCCTCAGACTTGTAGCAGTAAACTCATGAAGCATTGATAAAATCTTGAACTCAATCAAAAACACACGGTAAGACTTATGCTGAAGTGAAATATTTGCTTAGAAATCAATTATATTTAAAAATAAATATCGACTAGCATTCCCCAAATTTAATCGCTGCTGCAATCTCCTCTTTCTCAACTAACACATTAAAAGAAAATTATGACCAAGCGGTAAGTAACATAATCTTATAAATACTTACAGGAATTTCATAAAAAACATCAAAAATAATTTAAAGTCTTATCAGATCTATCATGACATTTAAAAAAAGCCGAATTGCATAACATCATCTATATTTATTAAACTAAAATTTGGCATCATTATTTTAGTTTAATTCTCTCTCGAAGCTCGACAGTTCTTCGGCGAAGAAGGATTAAAGCGACTTACATCAAAAAAAATATTCACGACCTTTTTTCTTGCCATTCCCTTTTCATTCAGCCATACTGCATACCCAAAACAAGAATTTTATTAGCTCTGGTTATTAGATATGGATTTAGCAGTTACATCTTCGCAAAACACTCAAGATCAAAAAGTTTCACCCATGATGGTGCAATGGCAAACCTGCAAAGAACAAGCCGGTTCAGCCATTTTGCTGTTTCGAATGGGAGATTTCTACGAAGCATTTTACGAAGACGCAGCCCTTTTAGCAAAAGAAGCGGATCTTACCTTGACTCGTCGGCAAGGCATCCCTATGAGTGGTGTCCCCCATCACTCGAGCGAAGCTTATATCGACAAACTCGTTTCCAAAGGATATCGAGTCGCGATTGCCGAACAGGTGGAATCCGCTAAAGAAACAAAAGGATTAGTGAAGAGAGAAATTGTCAGAGTGGTAACACCTGGCACAGTGATTACCTCTTCTCTTTTAGCGGAAAACACAAACAATTTCTTTGCATCCATTATCCAAGTTGGCGCCTTATATGGTTTAGCTTTTCTCGATTTGACAACTTCAGAATTCAGAGTAATTGAATTTGAACACGAACAAGAATTGCTCAATGAAGTCTGCCGCCTTAACCCTGCCGAATTCCTAACTTCTCAAAAATTTGCCAATAAACATCCCCTCTTTTTTGAGGAGATCCGCAAAAACAACCAAGTCCTTGTCAATACACACGACGATTGGCATTTCGAACACCAAGTCACTTATAATTTCTTGATTCAACATTTCAAAGTGCATTCTCTGGATGGATTTGGTCTTAAAGGGATGGTACCGGGTGTGCATGCGGCTGGAGCCCTGCTTCAATATTTACAAAGCGAACTCAGTTTACCCATTGAACATATCACAGATATTCAACCTTACACGACTTCTCAATATCTTTCTTTAGATCGCATGACGCTGCGCCACCTTGAATTGATTGATCCATTAAACCATGGAAGTCGAAAAAATACGCTTTTAGGCGTGTTAGATCACAGCAATACCCCCATGGGAGCTCGTCTTTTGCGCCAGTGGATTAAACAACCACTTCTCTCTATCCCTGAGATTCACCAGCGACAAGAAGCCGTGCAAGCTTTTTATGATACACCGTCTCTCATGCAACGAATTGGTGCAGTCCTTGAACAGGTCAGAGATTTAGAGCGTTTAATGATGCGCATTAGTTCGGGTTACGCAACGCCGAGAGATCTGGTTGCTTTACGTTTTTCTATGGAACCTCTGCCCGAAATTAAAACTCTTCTGCTCACCTTAGCAAGCCAATCGGCGTTATTAGCCACAGAAGCTCAGCGGATCGATTTCCTACCAGAAATGACACGCTTAATTGCTAATGCCTTGGTAGATGACCCTCCAGTAAAAATCACAGAAGGGAAAATCTTCCGGGATGGCTACCACCCAGAACTTGACGAACTTCGGGAAATCAGCCGAGACAGTAAGTCCTGGATCGCACGTTATCAAACGCAGATTCGAGATGAAACAGGATTAAAAAGCCTTAAAGTCGGCTTTAATCGGATGTTTGGCTATTATATCGAAGTCAGCAAAGGGCAAGCAGAAAAAATGCCTGACTCATTCCAAAGACGACAAACATTGGTCAATGCCGAACGATTCATCACTCCGGAACTGAAAAATTATGAAGCCAAAGTTTTGAATGCAGAAGAACGGATCAGCGCGATTGAAAATGAGCTTTTCCAAACGCTTCGACAACAAATTGGACAATTTTCTAAGCAAGTCCTCACAACGGCTCAGGCTTTAGCACGAATCGATTGCTTGCGTTCTCTAGGAGAAGCTGCACGTACAAACCAATACATCCGCCCTCTAGTCGATGATTCGGCCCATTTGAAAATTGTGGATGGACGTCACCCTGTAATTGAAGCTGCACATGCGGGAGAAAAATTTATTCCGAATGACACATTGCTCGATGGTTCAGATAATCGTCTCTTGCTCATTACGGGCCCTAACATGGCGGGAAAGTCTACTTATATTCGGCAGGTGGCTTTGATCACCATCATGGCTCAAATGGGATCTTTTATTCCTGCTAAAGAAGCACATGTTGGGCTAATTGACAAGGTTTTCACTCGTATTGGAGCCAGCGATGATCTTTCCAGAGGGCAATCCACGTTCATGGTGGAAATGGTAGAAACAGCCAATATTCTACACAATGCGACCTCACGCTCTCTCGTTATCTTAGACGAAATTGGACGTGGGACAAGCACTTATGATGGTATTTCAATCGCTTGGTCCGTAGCAGAACACCTTCTTATTACGGAAGGGAAAATGGCTAAAACATTATTTGCCACCCACTATTGGGAATTGACAAAACTAGAAGAGAAAATTCCTGGGGCTGTCAACTACAATGTGGCTGTACAAGAAAATGCAGATAACATAATCTTTTTACGCAAAATCATAAAAGGTGGTACGGACAAAAGTTATGGCATTCACGTTGGCAGGTTAGCGGGACTCCCTCCCTCTGTGATTACGCGAGCAAAGGAAATTTTGGTGCATCTCGAAGAAAATGCCAACCAAAAAAGCGTTTTTGAACCGTCTAAGCCAAAAAGACAGCCAGCAAAGAAAAAACCGATTTCCAATGCCTTTCAACTGACTTTTTTTGGATAATCTAAATCAGAAGGAATAACAGTGCCGGGACTTATCGCATTAGATATTGATGGAACAGTGACAGATTTTGGGGGTGTCATTCCTCCAGAAGTGGTTGCCTATCTATCTGAATTAGTCTCGGATGGCTGGAATGTGGTTTTCATTACGGGAAGAACTTTTACAGATGGGTTCAAAATTTTGCAACCGCTTTCCTTTCCCTATTATTTTGCGGTACAAAATGGGGCGATCACCCTCAGAATGCCTCAACAAGAAGTTGTTGCAAAACATACGCTCGGCACAGACGTTTTCCCCGCGATGGAAAATATCTGTAAGGATGAACCGAGCGATTTTGTCATTTTTGCGGGATTTGAACACCAAGATTGTTGTTATTACCGCTCTCACTGTTTCTCTAAGGAATTACTTGAATACTTGAAAGCACGATCGGATGCCTTCAATTCCATTTGGTATGATGTCGAATCCTTTGACAACCTCACACTTGCCAACTTTCCATCGCTAAAATGTTTTGGACAGGTTGAATCTGCCTCTAGAATTTCTTATCGGATCGAAAATGAAATTGGATTGCATGCGCCTTTAATTAAGGATCCTTTTCAAAATGGGTATTATGTTGTGCAAGCCACACATGCTTCTGTGAACAAAGGATCCGCCTTGCGGGACCTTAAACAAAGACTTCGAGTTCAAACACCTGTCATTGCAGCGGGAGATGACAACAACGATATAAGTATGCTAGAGGAAGCCGACATTCGCATCATCATGGTTACTGCACCCGACCATTTACTACAAACTGCCACCATCATCGCTCCGCCTGCTCGTGAAAAAGGAATTATTCAAGGACTTCAAAAAGCTTTAAATTTGATTTAACTTTAAACAAGAGGGCCTCATCATGCTTGATACATGGACATACCCCATTACAACTGTCGGTGGACTTGTCGTCGCCTCCGACGGAGACGTTTTACTACTTTATTCCTCCAAATGGAATGATTGCTACACAACCCCTGGAGGGAAAGTTGAATTAGGTGAATCTAGAGAAGCCGCATTCATTCGAGAAGTCAAAGAAGAAACAGGGCTTGATGTAACGAATATTCGCTTTATTTCGACGCAAGAATCGATCTACTCCCCCGAGTTTAAAGAAAAAAAACACTTCATCATGAACGATTTCGTAGCAGATTTAGCACCAGGCTATTCAAAAGACGATGTTGTTTTAAATTATGAAGCTGAAAATTACCTCTGGGTTTCTCTAGAAGAAGCCAAAAAACTTCCTCTCAATCGAGAAGCTTATTTCCTACTCAATCAATATGAGCGATCTTTGCAATCTAAGCCGCACTATGGATTGATTGGCTTTGAAAATCATCAAATCCCTTGCATCATTGGTATTCTTCCACACGAGCGCGTCAATACACAATCTATCTATGTAGATCTGAAAGTGGAAGCTGATTTTAATAAATGTTCCAATTCTGATGATATTACAGATACGGTTGATTATGTTGCCTTGGCCAACATTTGTTCCGAATTTGCTCAAGAAAAAGGGTACATGCTGATTGAAAAGTATGCGCATGATGTGCTTCAAAAGCTATTGCGAGATTATCCAATCAATTGGGCGTGGATTAAGGTCAAAAAGCCTGAAGCCCTAGGATCAGCAGATTTTACGACTGTTGAACTCAAACTGTGCCGAACAGAGTTATAACATGGGCTGGATTCTTGTCACGGGAGCTGCCAAAAGGTTAGGTGCAGAGATTTGTCGCAAATTAGCGCAACAAAAACGAGCTGTTGTCATTCATTACAAGACCAGCCATGAAGAAGCGTTGCAAACGGCCGAAACCTGCAGGCGACTCGGAGGACAAGCTGAAGTGATTCAGGGTGATTTTTCTTCCACTGAATCTCTTCAAGAGTTTATTTCCAACTATCAACAGCGCTTTCTCGATACGGAAGGTTTGGTCAATAATGTCGGCAATTATTTGATTAAGTCTGCTCTAGATACCTCCCTACAAGAATGGAATGCTCTCTTTCTCACTAATTTAACTGTGCCTTTTTTAATCACACGTGAACTTATGCCAAGCATTAAAAAGCACCAAGGTGCCATTATCAATATTGGAACTGCTGGCACGCTTTCTTTTTCAAGTAATAGTTACTCTTCTATTTATCATTTAACTAAAACATCCCTCTGGATGCTGACAAAAAATTTAGCCAAAGAACTCGCTCCAGATTTGGTAAGAGTAAACATGGTTTCACCAGGGCAGTTGGATAATTCTATCGATCCTTTACATTACTCAAAATTGCCGATGAAGCGCTATGGATTCCCTTCTGAAGTTGCTGAGGTTGTCTCCTTCTTAATGAAAAAAGAAAATTCTTATATCACGGGTCAAAATATTGAAGTTACAGGCGGTTTGCATGTTTAAGCAATTTCAAACAAAAGAAGAATCTCTGCGATACTTAATCGAACAAGCCGTCGCAAAAGGAAGAAGCTTGCAGAGTCCACAAACAGGATTCGTGCATTATTTTTATCATGCTCAAGAAGCAATGCATCAAACCATTCCCATTGTGGAAAACGGCTACTTTATTTTGGCCTTGATGCGTACTAAAACAATTGAAAACATTAAAGAAG
Above is a window of Parachlamydia acanthamoebae DNA encoding:
- the mutS gene encoding DNA mismatch repair protein MutS translates to MDLAVTSSQNTQDQKVSPMMVQWQTCKEQAGSAILLFRMGDFYEAFYEDAALLAKEADLTLTRRQGIPMSGVPHHSSEAYIDKLVSKGYRVAIAEQVESAKETKGLVKREIVRVVTPGTVITSSLLAENTNNFFASIIQVGALYGLAFLDLTTSEFRVIEFEHEQELLNEVCRLNPAEFLTSQKFANKHPLFFEEIRKNNQVLVNTHDDWHFEHQVTYNFLIQHFKVHSLDGFGLKGMVPGVHAAGALLQYLQSELSLPIEHITDIQPYTTSQYLSLDRMTLRHLELIDPLNHGSRKNTLLGVLDHSNTPMGARLLRQWIKQPLLSIPEIHQRQEAVQAFYDTPSLMQRIGAVLEQVRDLERLMMRISSGYATPRDLVALRFSMEPLPEIKTLLLTLASQSALLATEAQRIDFLPEMTRLIANALVDDPPVKITEGKIFRDGYHPELDELREISRDSKSWIARYQTQIRDETGLKSLKVGFNRMFGYYIEVSKGQAEKMPDSFQRRQTLVNAERFITPELKNYEAKVLNAEERISAIENELFQTLRQQIGQFSKQVLTTAQALARIDCLRSLGEAARTNQYIRPLVDDSAHLKIVDGRHPVIEAAHAGEKFIPNDTLLDGSDNRLLLITGPNMAGKSTYIRQVALITIMAQMGSFIPAKEAHVGLIDKVFTRIGASDDLSRGQSTFMVEMVETANILHNATSRSLVILDEIGRGTSTYDGISIAWSVAEHLLITEGKMAKTLFATHYWELTKLEEKIPGAVNYNVAVQENADNIIFLRKIIKGGTDKSYGIHVGRLAGLPPSVITRAKEILVHLEENANQKSVFEPSKPKRQPAKKKPISNAFQLTFFG
- a CDS encoding HAD family hydrolase; translation: MPGLIALDIDGTVTDFGGVIPPEVVAYLSELVSDGWNVVFITGRTFTDGFKILQPLSFPYYFAVQNGAITLRMPQQEVVAKHTLGTDVFPAMENICKDEPSDFVIFAGFEHQDCCYYRSHCFSKELLEYLKARSDAFNSIWYDVESFDNLTLANFPSLKCFGQVESASRISYRIENEIGLHAPLIKDPFQNGYYVVQATHASVNKGSALRDLKQRLRVQTPVIAAGDDNNDISMLEEADIRIIMVTAPDHLLQTATIIAPPAREKGIIQGLQKALNLI
- a CDS encoding dihydroneopterin aldolase; the protein is MLDTWTYPITTVGGLVVASDGDVLLLYSSKWNDCYTTPGGKVELGESREAAFIREVKEETGLDVTNIRFISTQESIYSPEFKEKKHFIMNDFVADLAPGYSKDDVVLNYEAENYLWVSLEEAKKLPLNREAYFLLNQYERSLQSKPHYGLIGFENHQIPCIIGILPHERVNTQSIYVDLKVEADFNKCSNSDDITDTVDYVALANICSEFAQEKGYMLIEKYAHDVLQKLLRDYPINWAWIKVKKPEALGSADFTTVELKLCRTEL
- a CDS encoding SDR family oxidoreductase, translated to MGWILVTGAAKRLGAEICRKLAQQKRAVVIHYKTSHEEALQTAETCRRLGGQAEVIQGDFSSTESLQEFISNYQQRFLDTEGLVNNVGNYLIKSALDTSLQEWNALFLTNLTVPFLITRELMPSIKKHQGAIINIGTAGTLSFSSNSYSSIYHLTKTSLWMLTKNLAKELAPDLVRVNMVSPGQLDNSIDPLHYSKLPMKRYGFPSEVAEVVSFLMKKENSYITGQNIEVTGGLHV